Proteins encoded in a region of the Flavobacterium sp. MDT1-60 genome:
- a CDS encoding murein L,D-transpeptidase catalytic domain family protein, whose product MIYKIYPLLVFLLLSFGKDSTSTPETKKEATKSIAKVEKLTVEAKIEGVYHALNPNNYQLPELRTFSEALKGFYLLKERGVVQKDILTLIDFSLSSNTKRLWVIDLATNTVLFQSLVAHGRNTGEEYASVFSNNNSSNQSSLGFYATGEIYQGKHGVSLRLDGLENGVNDNARERGVVMHAADYVSESFIRNNKRLGRSQGCPAIPFELRDKIIETIKNKSCLYIYHPSRSFAMEQKLIS is encoded by the coding sequence ATGATTTACAAAATTTATCCACTGCTAGTGTTTTTGTTATTATCTTTTGGTAAAGATTCAACAAGCACTCCCGAAACTAAAAAAGAAGCAACTAAAAGTATCGCCAAAGTTGAAAAACTTACAGTCGAGGCTAAAATTGAAGGTGTATATCATGCCTTGAATCCAAACAATTATCAGTTGCCTGAACTTAGAACTTTTTCTGAAGCCTTAAAAGGATTTTATCTATTAAAGGAAAGAGGAGTTGTTCAAAAAGATATCCTAACATTAATTGATTTCAGTTTGTCATCTAATACCAAGCGTCTTTGGGTAATTGATTTGGCAACAAATACTGTTTTGTTTCAATCTTTGGTTGCTCACGGAAGAAATACTGGTGAAGAATATGCATCTGTTTTTTCAAACAATAATTCATCGAACCAAAGCAGTCTTGGTTTTTATGCTACAGGCGAAATTTATCAGGGAAAACACGGAGTTTCTCTTCGTTTAGATGGTTTGGAAAATGGTGTAAATGATAACGCTCGTGAAAGAGGTGTTGTAATGCATGCTGCTGACTATGTTTCAGAGTCTTTCATCAGAAATAATAAAAGATTAGGTAGAAGCCAGGGTTGTCCTGCAATTCCGTTTGAATTAAGAGACAAAATAATCGAAACTATAAAAAACAAATCGTGTTTGTATATCTACCATCCGTCAAGGAGTTTTGCGATGGAGCAAAAGCTAATTTCTTAA
- a CDS encoding murein L,D-transpeptidase, with amino-acid sequence MRKLYFLIIACIFISCKKETPKVIPVKVTPPPTIILTDERKVSIDTALIGVFKSKTLQEFYNSSNNQTVWGNLKKRTYVLSQLKNCDKLGLDPDDYKSVVLEKYEKRVSKLNDKELATFDILLTYNFELYLNHLHKGKLDPKKLYTDWDLQEKKLDVNSVLIKAFNKNKLDSIVENIQPKSDIYKQLLKALEIIDTFPEDDIGMIAIDSLTKKISLNESNKALVNIKKRLLFWGDMSGKDSLTTTYNRKTFEAVKRFQERHGLASDGVIGQGTISALNYSKEKRKQQIIANLERWRWFSNDLAENYFIINIPNYSLDVVESQDTTLTRNIVVGTSKRKTPIITSMLKTVVFNPTWTVPPTILKEDVVPAMKRNRNYLKNKNITIYDTTGNEVDPSNWNENKPGNYKYVQSPGYNNSLGLMKILFPNHHSVYLHDTNHRNYFGRNNRSLSSGCVRIENPLELAEHILNDPDKYSQEKIDTIIASKKTTYIKIIKKYALYQWYWTAWSKKNQLIFRADIYNLDSDLYAKLRN; translated from the coding sequence ATGAGAAAACTTTACTTTCTTATAATCGCATGTATTTTTATTAGTTGCAAAAAGGAGACTCCGAAAGTTATTCCTGTAAAAGTAACCCCACCCCCAACGATCATACTTACTGATGAAAGAAAAGTTTCTATCGATACTGCTTTAATTGGTGTTTTTAAAAGTAAAACGCTTCAGGAGTTTTATAATTCTTCAAACAATCAAACCGTTTGGGGAAATCTAAAAAAAAGAACCTATGTTTTGTCTCAATTAAAAAATTGTGACAAATTAGGTCTGGATCCGGACGATTACAAATCTGTAGTACTTGAAAAATACGAAAAGAGAGTCAGCAAACTTAATGATAAAGAATTAGCAACTTTCGACATTTTGCTTACTTATAATTTTGAATTGTATCTAAATCATTTGCATAAAGGCAAACTAGATCCTAAAAAACTATACACGGACTGGGATCTTCAAGAAAAAAAACTAGATGTCAATAGTGTTTTGATAAAAGCATTTAATAAAAACAAATTAGACAGTATTGTTGAAAACATCCAACCAAAATCAGACATTTACAAACAGCTTTTAAAAGCACTTGAAATTATTGATACGTTTCCGGAAGACGATATCGGAATGATTGCTATTGATTCTCTGACCAAGAAAATATCTTTAAATGAAAGCAACAAAGCTTTAGTTAATATCAAAAAAAGGCTTTTGTTTTGGGGCGATATGTCCGGAAAAGATAGTTTAACTACTACGTATAATCGAAAGACATTTGAAGCGGTAAAAAGGTTTCAGGAGAGACATGGTTTGGCGTCTGATGGGGTAATTGGACAAGGAACAATAAGCGCACTAAATTATTCTAAAGAAAAAAGAAAACAGCAAATAATAGCCAATTTAGAACGTTGGAGATGGTTTAGTAATGATTTGGCCGAAAATTATTTCATCATCAACATTCCAAATTACAGCCTGGACGTTGTTGAAAGTCAAGACACTACTTTAACTCGAAATATAGTCGTTGGAACCAGTAAAAGAAAAACACCAATTATTACTTCGATGTTAAAGACAGTTGTTTTTAACCCTACCTGGACCGTTCCTCCTACCATTTTAAAAGAAGATGTAGTTCCTGCGATGAAACGCAATCGTAATTATTTAAAAAATAAAAATATAACGATTTATGATACTACAGGCAATGAAGTTGATCCAAGTAACTGGAATGAAAACAAGCCAGGTAATTATAAATATGTGCAAAGTCCGGGCTATAATAATTCATTGGGATTGATGAAAATTTTATTCCCAAATCATCATAGCGTTTATTTGCACGACACCAACCATCGTAATTATTTTGGAAGAAATAACCGTTCACTGAGTTCTGGATGCGTTCGTATTGAAAATCCGCTAGAACTGGCGGAACACATTTTAAATGATCCTGATAAATATTCGCAAGAGAAAATAGATACTATTATTGCTTCAAAGAAAACTACTTATATCAAAATTATTAAAAAGTACGCTTTATACCAATGGTATTGGACGGCATGGAGCAAAAAAAATCAGCTCATTTTCAGAGCTGATATTTATAATTTAGATTCGGATTTGTATGCTAAATTAAGAAATTAG